The Catenuloplanes niger genome includes a window with the following:
- a CDS encoding DnaJ domain-containing protein: protein MSRDFRELGGRDAYALLGLDEGADAQQIKRAWRAMSRRHHADVGGSDNVQSLLNVAYDTLSDPALRGEYDRYRRTVLLVGASPAPEPPDAGPPPAHRQPPSAHRQPSSAHRQPSSAQRPPKAWRSPPVQEPDDEPDEWDRSDPADRTSPHGQHRFESEPEAPRHEAASGTWSAPRQADPRRDFVSTARPVGYDNLAIVSLVLAIVFAPAALVTAPIALFRMRRTGAQGRGLAITALILVGVLAIALTSGYVIGTRSPVVAH from the coding sequence ATGAGCCGCGACTTTCGTGAGCTGGGCGGCCGTGACGCGTACGCGTTGCTCGGCCTGGACGAGGGCGCGGACGCGCAACAGATCAAGCGTGCCTGGCGGGCCATGTCCCGGCGGCATCACGCGGACGTGGGCGGCAGCGACAACGTGCAGTCCCTGCTGAACGTCGCCTACGACACGCTCTCCGATCCGGCGCTGCGCGGGGAGTACGACCGGTACCGGCGCACCGTCCTGCTGGTCGGCGCGTCACCGGCGCCCGAGCCGCCCGACGCCGGCCCGCCACCGGCGCACCGGCAACCGCCCTCCGCGCACCGGCAACCGTCCTCCGCGCACCGGCAACCGTCCTCCGCGCAGCGCCCGCCGAAGGCGTGGCGGTCGCCGCCCGTGCAGGAGCCGGACGACGAGCCGGACGAGTGGGATCGCTCGGACCCCGCCGACCGGACGTCACCGCACGGGCAGCACCGTTTCGAGTCGGAACCGGAGGCGCCGCGGCACGAGGCGGCGTCCGGCACGTGGTCGGCGCCGCGTCAGGCCGACCCGCGCCGCGACTTCGTCTCCACCGCGCGCCCGGTCGGCTACGACAACCTGGCGATCGTCTCGCTGGTGCTGGCCATCGTGTTCGCGCCGGCCGCGTTGGTCACCGCGCCGATCGCGCTGTTCCGGATGCGCCGCACCGGCGCGCAGGGCCGCGGCCTGGCGATCACCGCACTGATCCTGGTCGGTGTCCTCGCGATCGCGCTGACCAGCGGATACGTCATAGGCACCCGCAGTCCGGTGGTCGCACACTGA
- a CDS encoding helix-turn-helix transcriptional regulator, with product MSYPRGMLDPVSSYRPGRPPPARVHTATRGTASALVGRDGELAALREALKRARGGETAVMLIGGEAGVGKTRLCEEFGAHAAGEGVQLLTGQCLELGEEGLPFAPFASALREVLRRGGAPLFAGHEREFGVLLPELGQPGAAEASRGYLFDLVAGLFARMAAERPLVLLIEDLHWADRSTRDLIAFLIRSARAARVLLICTYRSDELHRGHPLRPYLAELDRVRGVERRELDRLDRDGTARVLAHLFGAEPTARAVDDIHGRAQGNPFFIEELAATGDPAGCAVIPETLRDLLLARVDRLPEAAQRLLRIASVGGNQVGHDLLVEAAALPTEALESALRAAIAAQLMVADPDGGYEFRHALVREAVHDDLLPGERARLHARYAAIIEADASLVGSSRAPAEIAHHWFVAHDHPRALVTAYAAAGAACARYAYAEQSRLLERMLDLWEQVPDAAARLGMTHLDLLEEALGAVIAAGDYHRGVSLTRAALAEADDRAEPLRVARLLERRGHLLRTLGKGDGGTELDRALELAMRCPPSAARVHLLADISGHLTKIRRDRGYATAALVRAAAADTSDPAAQVAATLALARIACRSDAVGAGIAEQRRAITLARAAGDLPGLVKAILNHSDALFEIGVWAASVRAAEEGMAEAKRAGISRSVGLYLISNTAEALIALGRWDEADARCADTARLDPVGNLGAHWSTLRAQLWLARGLPGADEAVARALGFLGRPYLEDQLRLPLLELSITAPRVRGDAGAALDAARRAAADPRLGDYPRYDWPLAAAIAAVARDAADTGLAARLASATAAWPADYPPQRAYAAELRALLTGLAPHTSRPPAGSGTPSPFGPGGLPPHGFTGVSAGPRATPGTGSSAGTGSAGSAGTGPAASAGTGPSAGTGPAGSAGTGSATSAGTGPAALAGTGSAGSAGAGSAALAGTGPVASAGAGPASAVSPGPDLACPGRDVAGGTAEPAEAGGGEPAEALAAWRAAVLAWRRDGRPYNLACALVNLAEAAAAAGEREAAGAALEEATALAGALGAAPLSAAAGTLARRLGLRGTVAALATATAAPGVGSLTDREREVLRLVAEGMSNARIAAELYISPKTASVHVSRIIAKLEVANRVEAAAVAHRLGLLGAPPAAAG from the coding sequence ATGTCGTACCCCCGTGGCATGCTCGACCCCGTGTCCAGCTACCGCCCAGGCCGCCCGCCCCCGGCCCGAGTGCACACCGCCACCCGCGGCACGGCGAGCGCGCTCGTCGGCCGGGACGGCGAGCTGGCCGCGCTGCGGGAGGCGCTGAAGCGCGCCCGTGGCGGCGAGACCGCGGTGATGCTGATCGGCGGCGAGGCCGGCGTCGGCAAGACCCGGCTGTGCGAGGAGTTCGGCGCCCACGCGGCCGGCGAGGGCGTGCAACTGCTCACCGGCCAGTGCCTGGAGCTGGGCGAGGAGGGCCTGCCGTTCGCGCCGTTCGCGTCCGCGCTGCGCGAGGTGCTGCGCCGTGGCGGCGCGCCGCTGTTCGCCGGGCACGAGCGCGAGTTCGGGGTGCTGCTGCCCGAGCTGGGCCAGCCCGGCGCGGCCGAGGCCAGCCGCGGTTACCTCTTCGACCTGGTCGCCGGCCTGTTCGCGCGGATGGCGGCGGAGCGCCCGCTGGTGCTGCTGATCGAGGACCTGCACTGGGCCGACCGGTCCACCCGCGACCTGATCGCGTTCCTGATCCGGTCCGCGCGTGCGGCCCGGGTGCTGCTCATCTGCACGTACCGGTCGGACGAGTTGCACCGCGGCCACCCGCTCCGGCCGTACCTGGCCGAGCTCGACCGGGTGCGCGGTGTCGAGCGCCGCGAGCTCGACCGGCTCGACCGGGACGGCACCGCGCGCGTGCTCGCCCACCTGTTCGGCGCCGAGCCGACGGCCCGCGCGGTCGACGACATCCACGGCCGCGCGCAGGGCAACCCGTTCTTCATCGAGGAACTGGCCGCGACCGGCGACCCGGCCGGCTGCGCCGTCATCCCGGAGACGCTGCGCGACCTGCTGCTGGCCCGCGTCGACCGGCTGCCCGAGGCGGCGCAGCGGCTGCTGCGCATCGCGTCCGTCGGCGGCAACCAGGTCGGCCACGATCTGCTCGTCGAGGCGGCGGCGCTGCCCACCGAGGCGCTGGAGTCCGCGCTGCGGGCCGCGATCGCGGCCCAGCTGATGGTCGCGGACCCGGACGGTGGCTACGAGTTCCGGCACGCGTTGGTCCGCGAGGCCGTCCACGACGACCTGCTGCCCGGTGAGCGCGCCCGCCTGCACGCGCGCTACGCCGCGATCATCGAGGCGGACGCGTCGCTGGTCGGCTCGTCCCGCGCGCCCGCGGAGATCGCCCACCACTGGTTCGTCGCGCACGATCATCCACGCGCGCTGGTCACGGCGTACGCGGCGGCGGGCGCCGCCTGCGCGCGGTACGCCTACGCGGAGCAGAGCCGGCTGCTGGAACGCATGCTCGACCTCTGGGAGCAGGTGCCGGACGCGGCCGCCCGACTCGGCATGACCCACCTCGACCTGCTGGAGGAGGCGCTCGGCGCGGTCATCGCGGCCGGCGACTACCACCGCGGGGTCAGCCTGACCCGGGCCGCGCTGGCCGAGGCCGACGACCGTGCCGAGCCGCTGCGGGTGGCCCGCCTGCTGGAGCGCCGCGGTCACCTGCTGCGCACGCTCGGCAAGGGAGACGGCGGCACGGAGCTGGACCGGGCGCTCGAGCTGGCGATGCGCTGCCCACCGTCGGCCGCCCGGGTGCACCTGCTGGCCGACATCTCCGGCCACCTCACGAAGATCAGACGCGATCGGGGGTACGCGACGGCCGCGCTGGTCCGGGCCGCCGCGGCGGACACGTCCGACCCGGCGGCCCAGGTCGCCGCCACGCTGGCCCTCGCGCGCATCGCCTGCCGCAGCGACGCGGTCGGCGCCGGCATCGCGGAGCAGCGCCGGGCGATCACGCTTGCCCGCGCGGCCGGCGACCTGCCCGGCCTGGTCAAGGCGATACTCAACCACTCCGACGCGCTGTTCGAGATCGGCGTCTGGGCGGCCAGCGTGCGCGCGGCGGAGGAAGGCATGGCCGAGGCGAAGCGGGCCGGCATCAGCCGCTCCGTCGGCCTCTACCTGATCTCGAACACGGCGGAGGCGCTGATCGCGCTCGGCCGCTGGGACGAGGCGGACGCGCGCTGTGCCGACACCGCCCGCCTGGACCCGGTCGGCAACCTGGGCGCGCACTGGTCCACGCTGCGCGCGCAGCTCTGGCTGGCCCGCGGCCTCCCCGGCGCGGACGAGGCGGTGGCCCGGGCGCTCGGCTTCCTCGGCCGCCCCTACCTGGAGGACCAGCTGCGACTGCCGCTGCTGGAGCTGTCGATCACGGCACCGCGGGTGCGCGGCGACGCCGGTGCCGCGCTGGACGCCGCCCGCCGGGCCGCGGCCGACCCACGCCTCGGCGACTACCCGCGCTACGACTGGCCGCTGGCCGCCGCGATCGCCGCGGTCGCGCGCGACGCCGCCGACACCGGCCTGGCCGCCCGGCTCGCGTCCGCGACCGCGGCCTGGCCGGCCGACTACCCGCCCCAGCGGGCCTACGCGGCCGAACTACGCGCGCTGCTCACCGGCCTGGCACCACACACGTCCCGGCCGCCGGCCGGGTCCGGGACCCCCTCCCCGTTCGGCCCCGGCGGCCTCCCGCCGCACGGCTTCACCGGCGTGTCCGCCGGCCCACGAGCAACCCCGGGCACCGGCTCGTCCGCGGGTACCGGCTCGGCCGGGTCTGCGGGCACCGGCCCGGCCGCGTCCGCGGGCACTGGCCCGTCCGCGGGCACCGGCCCGGCCGGGTCCGCGGGCACCGGCTCGGCCACGTCCGCGGGTACTGGTCCGGCCGCGCTCGCGGGCACCGGCTCGGCTGGGTCCGCGGGTGCCGGGTCGGCCGCGCTCGCGGGCACCGGCCCGGTAGCGTCCGCGGGTGCCGGCCCGGCCTCGGCGGTTTCGCCGGGCCCGGATCTCGCCTGCCCGGGACGTGACGTCGCCGGAGGGACGGCCGAACCCGCCGAGGCGGGTGGTGGCGAGCCCGCGGAGGCGCTGGCCGCGTGGCGGGCCGCGGTGCTGGCGTGGCGGCGGGACGGGCGGCCCTACAACCTGGCGTGTGCGCTGGTGAACCTGGCCGAGGCCGCGGCGGCGGCCGGCGAGCGGGAGGCCGCGGGCGCGGCGCTGGAGGAGGCCACGGCGCTGGCCGGCGCGCTCGGCGCGGCACCGCTGTCCGCCGCGGCCGGCACGCTCGCACGCCGGCTCGGGCTGCGCGGCACGGTCGCCGCCCTGGCGACCGCGACCGCCGCCCCGGGCGTGGGATCGCTGACCGATCGGGAGCGCGAGGTGCTGCGCCTGGTCGCGGAGGGGATGAGCAACGCGCGGATCGCGGCCGAGCTCTACATCTCGCCGAAGACGGCGAGCGTGCACGTCTCCCGCATCATCGCGAAGCTCGAGGTGGCGAACCGGGTGGAGGCCGCCGCGGTCGCCCACCGCCTGGGCCTGCTGGGCGCACCGCCGGCCGCCGCCGGTTAG
- a CDS encoding DUF4191 domain-containing protein → MAKPQEKVSVGQRLKQIGMVFQFTAKHDRWFAPLLAAALVIPIALAVLAILLGWNVLTIILLFLLAPLAALVVLSIRSNSAMMTAAEGQPGAAASILEQMRGDWRVRPAASSTTSFDMVHIVIGRPGVILVGEGDPAKVRGLLGAEKRRLSKVIGNAPLHDYVIGTGEGELSIRKLRMTLLRLPRDISGAEVNALDKRLAALFARPQMPKGAIPKNMRPSKGQFRQSRGR, encoded by the coding sequence ATGGCAAAGCCCCAGGAGAAGGTCTCGGTCGGCCAACGGCTGAAGCAGATCGGGATGGTGTTCCAGTTCACCGCGAAGCACGACAGGTGGTTCGCGCCACTGCTCGCGGCCGCGCTGGTGATCCCGATCGCGCTCGCCGTGCTGGCGATCCTGCTCGGCTGGAACGTCCTCACGATCATCCTGCTGTTCCTGCTCGCACCGCTGGCGGCGCTGGTCGTGCTGAGCATCCGGTCGAACAGCGCGATGATGACCGCGGCCGAGGGCCAGCCCGGCGCCGCGGCGTCGATCCTGGAGCAGATGCGCGGCGACTGGCGGGTGCGCCCGGCGGCCAGCTCCACCACCAGCTTCGACATGGTGCACATCGTGATCGGCCGGCCCGGCGTGATCCTGGTCGGCGAGGGTGACCCGGCCAAGGTCCGCGGCCTGCTCGGCGCGGAGAAGCGGCGCCTGTCGAAGGTGATCGGCAACGCGCCGCTGCACGACTACGTCATCGGCACCGGCGAGGGCGAGCTCTCCATCCGCAAGCTGCGGATGACGCTGCTGCGCCTGCCGCGCGACATCTCCGGCGCGGAGGTCAACGCGCTCGACAAGCGGCTCGCGGCGCTGTTCGCCCGCCCGCAGATGCCGAAGGGCGCGATCCCGAAGAACATGCGCCCCAGCAAGGGCCAGTTCCGCCAGTCACGCGGTCGCTGA
- a CDS encoding ATP-dependent Clp protease proteolytic subunit, with protein sequence MFEGQVFERLLRERIIFLGREVDDAIANTICAQMLLLSADDPERDIMLYINSPGGSVSAGMAVYDTMRFIRNDVATVALGMTASMGQFLLCAGTAGKRYALPHARIMMHQVSGGIGGTSADIAIQAQSMLHVRRTQLELTAKHTGQTPEQIAQDWDRDRWFTAEQALEYGMVDHVVTTADELTAAAH encoded by the coding sequence ATGTTCGAGGGCCAGGTCTTCGAGCGCCTCCTGCGCGAGCGGATCATCTTCCTCGGCCGCGAGGTCGACGACGCGATCGCGAACACGATCTGCGCCCAGATGCTGCTGCTCTCCGCGGACGACCCGGAGCGCGACATCATGCTCTACATCAACTCCCCCGGCGGCTCGGTCAGCGCCGGCATGGCCGTCTACGACACCATGCGCTTCATCCGCAACGACGTGGCCACGGTCGCGCTCGGCATGACCGCGTCGATGGGCCAGTTCCTGCTCTGCGCGGGTACGGCCGGCAAGCGCTACGCGCTGCCACACGCGCGGATCATGATGCACCAGGTGTCCGGCGGGATCGGCGGCACCAGCGCGGACATCGCCATCCAGGCACAGAGCATGCTGCACGTGCGCCGCACCCAGTTGGAACTGACCGCGAAGCACACCGGCCAGACACCGGAGCAGATCGCCCAGGACTGGGACCGCGACCGCTGGTTCACGGCCGAGCAGGCCCTCGAGTACGGCATGGTCGACCACGTCGTCACCACCGCCGACGAACTCACCGCCGCCGCACACTGA
- a CDS encoding DMT family transporter has product MHYLLLLSALAAGCLLAVQASVNLQLNKAVGTPYGASTVQLGVATTLLLAAAAATGALGALGGVPGVPWWFLLGGLASPLYITSGILLFPRLGALLTVGLFVTGQMFASLALDLLGLLGVHQRPLSTAILLGAAAVLAGITTIARAPHPTPPPPLTAPPTPARLTGPAAGPAGSLAPAGSAAPTGSAAPAGSAAPAGSAAPAGSVAPAGSAAPAGSVAPAGPGGSIGAAGSVAAVGTAGSAVPAVPAHAGAPAGSRVPAVSGRFGGFGGVGAVRAVPGSAGRVAPARVAVARSGWLLLGVVAGAVLPVQGAINARLRGELHEPLAVGLVSFAVATLTIAVVLSALVATGRTPRPHLGGLRTVPWWGWLGGACAAVYVIATFMLLPQIGAATTIALTVTGQQLASAFIDHTGAFRMARRPLTTARLSGVALLILGSLLVHLG; this is encoded by the coding sequence ATGCACTACCTGCTCCTGCTCTCGGCACTGGCCGCCGGATGCCTGCTCGCGGTGCAGGCATCCGTCAACCTGCAGCTCAACAAGGCGGTCGGCACGCCGTACGGCGCGTCGACCGTGCAACTCGGCGTGGCGACCACCCTGCTGCTGGCTGCCGCGGCCGCCACCGGTGCGCTCGGCGCGCTCGGCGGTGTGCCCGGCGTCCCGTGGTGGTTCCTGCTCGGCGGGCTCGCCAGCCCGCTCTACATCACGAGCGGCATCCTGCTCTTCCCCCGGCTCGGCGCACTGCTGACGGTGGGCCTCTTCGTGACCGGCCAGATGTTCGCCTCACTCGCCCTGGACCTCCTCGGCCTGCTCGGCGTGCACCAGCGCCCCCTGTCGACCGCCATCCTGCTCGGCGCCGCCGCCGTCCTGGCCGGCATCACCACCATCGCCCGCGCCCCACACCCCACCCCGCCACCGCCACTCACCGCGCCGCCCACCCCCGCCCGCCTCACCGGTCCCGCCGCCGGTCCCGCCGGTTCGCTCGCGCCCGCCGGTTCTGCCGCGCCGACCGGTTCTGCCGCGCCGGCCGGTTCTGCCGCGCCGGCCGGTTCTGCCGCGCCGGCCGGTTCTGTCGCGCCGGCCGGTTCTGCCGCGCCCGCCGGTTCGGTGGCGCCGGCCGGTCCTGGGGGGTCGATCGGTGCTGCCGGTTCGGTGGCGGCCGTCGGTACCGCCGGTTCCGCGGTGCCAGCCGTGCCGGCCCACGCGGGTGCGCCCGCCGGTTCCCGGGTGCCCGCCGTGTCCGGCCGGTTCGGGGGGTTCGGCGGAGTGGGCGCGGTGCGGGCCGTGCCGGGTTCGGCCGGTCGTGTGGCTCCCGCGCGGGTGGCGGTCGCGCGGAGTGGTTGGCTGCTGCTCGGCGTGGTCGCCGGCGCGGTGCTGCCCGTCCAGGGTGCGATCAACGCCAGGCTCCGCGGCGAGCTGCACGAGCCGCTCGCGGTCGGGCTGGTCAGCTTCGCCGTCGCCACGCTGACCATCGCGGTCGTGCTGTCGGCGCTGGTGGCGACCGGCCGCACGCCACGGCCGCACCTCGGCGGACTGCGCACCGTACCGTGGTGGGGCTGGCTCGGCGGGGCGTGCGCCGCCGTCTATGTGATCGCCACGTTCATGCTGCTGCCGCAGATCGGCGCCGCGACCACGATCGCGCTGACCGTCACCGGCCAGCAGCTGGCCTCCGCGTTCATCGACCACACCGGAGCGTTCCGGATGGCCCGCCGCCCCCTGACCACGGCCCGGCTCTCCGGCGTGGCCCTGCTCATTCTGGGCTCCCTGCTCGTGCACCTCGGCTAG
- a CDS encoding TetR/AcrR family transcriptional regulator: MTDDAPVTGAVRPPRERADAARNRRRVLAAAQRLFRARDPRSVTMEEIAAAAGIGRATLYRRYRDPGAVAMALLDEHERDLQERLIRGAAPLGPGAPPRERLSAFYAAMVGLLEEHLPLALGGETGAARFGTGAYDFWRRHVRVLLEAAAVPDPEPLVDVLLAPLAPELYQFQRERGLRPDQITNALDHLARSVLPTTGERADSPTGERAGPLAGERTGSTTGRRDGEN, translated from the coding sequence ATGACGGACGACGCCCCCGTGACCGGCGCGGTCCGGCCGCCGCGCGAGCGGGCCGACGCGGCGCGCAACCGGCGGCGGGTGCTGGCGGCGGCGCAGCGCCTGTTCCGGGCGCGGGACCCGCGGAGCGTCACGATGGAGGAGATCGCGGCCGCGGCCGGCATCGGGCGGGCGACGCTCTACCGGCGGTACCGGGATCCGGGCGCGGTGGCGATGGCCCTGCTCGACGAGCACGAGCGCGACCTGCAGGAACGGCTCATCCGCGGCGCGGCCCCGCTCGGCCCGGGCGCGCCGCCACGGGAGCGGCTGTCCGCGTTCTACGCGGCGATGGTCGGGCTGCTGGAGGAACACCTGCCGCTGGCGCTGGGCGGCGAGACCGGCGCGGCCCGGTTCGGCACCGGCGCGTACGACTTCTGGCGCCGGCACGTGCGGGTGCTGCTGGAGGCGGCCGCCGTGCCGGACCCGGAACCGCTGGTCGACGTGCTACTGGCCCCGCTCGCGCCGGAGTTGTACCAGTTCCAGCGCGAGCGCGGGCTGCGGCCGGATCAGATCACGAACGCGCTCGACCACCTGGCCAGGTCCGTCCTGCCCACCACCGGGGAACGGGCCGACTCCCCCACCGGAGAGCGGGCCGGCCCCCTCGCCGGAGAGCGGACCGGCTCCACCACCGGCCGGCGGGACGGGGAGAACTGA
- a CDS encoding RDD family protein: MNKQRKSNDPPNGEIELPTLGRRFGALAIDWALCLLVANLYGEPTRDGWSPVVALIFIYTVFAGFFAQTPGMALTRIAVVDVDRGGPIGPLRGLLRGLLICLVLPMLVLDGRRRGLHDRLARSIVLPAPKKNP, from the coding sequence GTGAATAAGCAACGAAAGTCGAATGATCCGCCGAACGGGGAAATCGAACTTCCGACGCTCGGCCGTCGATTCGGTGCCCTCGCCATCGACTGGGCGCTCTGTCTTCTCGTCGCGAATCTCTACGGCGAACCCACCCGCGACGGATGGTCCCCGGTCGTCGCACTGATCTTCATCTACACGGTCTTCGCCGGCTTCTTCGCCCAGACGCCCGGCATGGCCCTCACCCGCATCGCGGTGGTCGACGTCGATCGCGGCGGCCCGATCGGCCCGCTCCGCGGCCTGCTCCGTGGCCTGCTGATCTGCCTGGTCCTCCCGATGCTCGTGCTCGACGGCCGCCGTCGCGGCCTGCACGACCGCCTGGCCCGTTCGATCGTCCTGCCCGCACCGAAGAAAAACCCGTAA
- the glnA gene encoding type I glutamate--ammonia ligase, which produces MFANSEELLRYLKDEDVKFVDIRFCDLPGVMQHFTVPVESFDDSVFADGLAFDGSSIRGFQAIHESDMLLLPDVASAFIDPFRIAKTVALNFFIHDPFTREPYSRDPRNVAKKAEAYLASSGIADTAYFGAEAEFYIFDSIRHSTQANEAFYHIDSIEGWWNSGKEEPGGNRGYKTAYKGGYFPVPPVDHYADLRDKMVTNLISSGFTIERAHHEVGTAGQAEINYKFSTLLHSGDQVQLFKYIVKNTAWAEGKTATFMPKPLFGDNGSGMHTHQSLWANGEPLFYDETGYGGLSDTARWYIGGLLTHAPSLLAFTNPTVNSYRRLVPGFEAPVNLVYSARNRSACTRIPVTGTNPKAKRVEFRVPDPSSNPYLAFSAMMLAGLDGIKNKIEPPAPIDKDLYDLPPEEVANVKQVPGSLDAVLDRLESDHEYLTAGGVFTEDLIETWIDYKRSNEVDAVRLRPTPHEFAMYYDC; this is translated from the coding sequence GTGTTCGCCAATTCCGAGGAGCTCCTGCGATACCTCAAGGATGAGGACGTAAAGTTCGTCGATATTCGTTTCTGCGACCTGCCGGGCGTGATGCAGCACTTCACGGTGCCGGTTGAGTCCTTCGACGACTCCGTCTTCGCCGACGGCCTCGCCTTCGACGGGTCCTCGATCCGCGGGTTCCAGGCCATCCACGAGTCCGACATGCTGCTGCTGCCGGACGTCGCCTCCGCCTTCATCGATCCGTTCCGGATCGCCAAGACGGTCGCGCTGAACTTCTTCATCCACGACCCGTTCACGCGCGAGCCGTACTCGCGTGACCCGCGCAACGTCGCCAAGAAGGCCGAGGCCTACCTCGCCTCCTCCGGCATCGCGGACACCGCCTACTTCGGCGCCGAGGCGGAGTTCTACATCTTCGACTCGATCCGCCACAGCACCCAGGCGAACGAGGCGTTCTACCACATCGACTCGATCGAGGGCTGGTGGAACTCCGGCAAGGAGGAGCCGGGCGGCAACCGCGGTTACAAGACCGCGTACAAGGGCGGCTACTTCCCCGTCCCGCCGGTCGACCACTACGCCGACCTGCGCGACAAGATGGTCACCAACCTGATCAGCTCGGGCTTCACCATCGAGCGGGCGCACCACGAGGTCGGCACCGCCGGCCAGGCCGAGATCAACTACAAGTTCTCGACGCTGCTGCACTCCGGTGACCAGGTCCAGCTGTTCAAGTACATCGTCAAGAACACCGCGTGGGCCGAGGGCAAGACGGCCACGTTCATGCCGAAGCCGCTGTTCGGCGACAACGGCTCGGGCATGCACACCCACCAGTCGCTGTGGGCGAACGGCGAGCCGCTGTTCTACGACGAGACCGGCTACGGCGGCCTGTCCGACACCGCCCGGTGGTACATCGGCGGTCTGCTGACCCACGCGCCGTCGCTGCTCGCGTTCACCAACCCGACGGTCAACTCGTACCGTCGCCTGGTGCCGGGCTTCGAGGCGCCGGTCAACCTGGTCTACTCGGCGCGTAACCGGTCCGCCTGCACCCGCATCCCGGTCACCGGCACCAACCCGAAGGCCAAGCGCGTCGAGTTCCGCGTGCCGGACCCGTCGAGCAACCCGTACCTGGCGTTCTCCGCCATGATGCTGGCCGGCCTGGACGGCATCAAGAACAAGATCGAGCCGCCGGCCCCGATCGACAAGGACCTCTACGACCTGCCGCCGGAGGAGGTCGCGAACGTCAAGCAGGTGCCGGGCTCCCTCGACGCCGTGCTCGACCGCCTCGAGTCCGACCACGAGTACCTCACCGCGGGCGGCGTCTTCACCGAGGACCTGATCGAGACCTGGATCGACTACAAGCGCTCCAACGAGGTCGACGCGGTCCGCCTGCGCCCGACCCCGCACGAGTTCGCGATGTACTACGACTGCTGA